The genomic DNA CTGCTGCGGACGATCTCCCGTACTCTGCCCCGCGGCGGGCACGTCCGCGGCCGCGTCGAACTCGACGGTGCGCCGCTGCCGGGCAAGACGGAGGACGTGATGCGCTCCGGCGTCGTGCACGTACCCGAGGGCCGGCGCATCTTCCCGCTCACGGTCGCCGAGAACCTGCGGATCGGCGCTTTCAGCTCTCCCAAGGCGCTGCGGATGCAGCAGCGGAAGCTCGTGCTTGACCTCTTCCCCGAGCTGGAGGCCCGGATGGGCCAGCCGGGTTCCACGCTCTCCGGTGGTGAGCAGCAGATGCTCGCCATCGGGCGGGGGCTGATGTCCTGTCCGCGACTGCTGATGCTGGATGAGCCGACCCTGGGTCTGGCGCCACTGGTGATCGAGCGCATCGGCCGGGACCTGGAGAAGATCGCCGGGCAGGGCATCGCGGTCCTGCTGGTGGAGCAGAATCTCGCGCTGGTCGAGATCGCCACCTCCGGGCTGGTGCTGGAGACCGGCCGCGTGGTCGCTTCCGGCCCGGCAGAGCAACTGGCGCGCGACGAGCTGGCCGCCCGCTACCTCGGCGCCACCACCGGGAACCGCCCGGACGGTGAGGGAAAGGCGCGTACGGCCGACCGTACGCCTGCGGGCCCGCGGTCCACGGCTTCGCAACCCGCTGCCGCTGCCACGAAGGGTTCCGCGGAGAAGGGCGAGTTGCTGGTGCAGGCCGAGGCACTCACCCTGCGCTTCGGGGGAGTCACCGCGCTGCGCAAGGTGGATCTCGACGTGGGCCAGGGCACCGTGCACGCGATCATCGGCCCGAACGGGGCGGGGAAGACCACGCTGCTGAACGTCCTCAGCGGCATCCTCGCTCCGGACGAGGGAACGGTGCGGATCGGCGGCCGGGTTCTGCCGCACCGCCGACCGTATGCGGCGGCCGGGCTGGGGGTGGCGCGGGCCTTTCAGAACCTGGCTCTGTACGGGGATCGGTCGGTCGAGGACAACCTCCTGCTGGGCCGGCACCACCTGATGCGCGGCGGGCCGGTTGCCTTCGCCGCTGCGGTGGTGCGTACGCGCGCGGCACGGGCCGAGGAGCGGGCGCACCGCCGCAGGGTGCGGGAGCTGGCCGGGCAGTTGGGCATCGCGGCGCTGCTGGACCAGGACGTCGGGGAGTTGTCCTACGGCGACCGCAAGCGTGTGGAAGTCGCGCGGGCGGTGTGCATGGAGCGGCCGGTGCTGCTGCTGGACGAGCCGCTGGCCGGGATGAACAGGGAAGAAAAGCTCGAAGTGGCGGCCACGATCCGGTACTGCCATACGGAGCTGGGCTCCACGGTGGTCCTCGTCGACCACGACATGCACGTCGTGATGGATCTGGCCCAGACGGTCACCGTGCTGGATTTCGGCGTCCGGATCGCCCACGGCCCACCGGAGCAGGTCAGCGCCGATCCGGCGGTCATCGCCGCCTACCTCGGCACCGGCGACGAAACCGGGCAGCCCGGCCGGTCCGACGCACCCGGGCAGCGCCGCAGACAGGGAGCGGATGGACGGTCCCGTGCGGATGAGGAGGAGTGAGTGTGGATACGTTCCTCACGCACCTGGCCGGTGGCCTGGCCCTCGGTGCGATCTACGCGCTGCTGGCGCTGGGGCTGGTCGTGGTGTTCAAGGCCACCGGAGTGCTGAACTTCGCGCATCCCGGGATGGTCATGGCTGCCGGGCTGGTGACCTGGCAAGTCACCGACCTGCACGCCCCGTTCATGGTGTCGGTGCCGGCCGGTGTCTGCGCCGCGGCGGCCACCGGCGTGGTCCTGGAGCTCCTCACCTCCCGCGCGGTGGCGGCGCAGGCGGTGGTCACCGCGTCCATCATCACCCTGGGCGCGGGCATCATGCTGCAGGCTGAGATCAACCGGCGGCTGGGCTCACGGGTGCTCGACCTCGAAGACCCCTGGGGCTCGGGTGTGCTGGACATCGGCGGCCTGAGCATGGCGGAGAGCCGCGCGGTCGCGATCACCGTCACCCTGGTCGTGGTGGCGGCCTTGTTCACCTGGCTGCGGGTGTCCTCCTGGGGTATCGCGGCCCGGGCCGCGACCGAAGACCGCGAGACGGCCCGGCTGATGGCCATCCCGCTGCGGCGGATCACGCTGGCGGCCTGGGCGCTGGCCGGGCTGCTGGCCGCCGTCGCGGTGCTGTTCCTGACCGCCTTCCCCTCGCCGGGGCTGGATTCCACCACCGCCACGGTCGCGCTGCGCGCTCTGCCCGCCGCGATCATCGGGGGCCTTGATTCCCTGGAAGGCGCCGTCCTCGGGGGATTCCTGGTCGGGACCTGCGAGGTGCTCGCCCAGGGCTACCAGAGCCGGATCGACTTCCTCGGCCAGGGCTTCTACTCCGTCGTGCCGTACGTGCTGATGATGGCCCTCCTCCTGGCCCGGCCTGCGGGGCTGTTCGGCAGCCGGGAGGTGACCCGTGTCTGACGACCGCCCTGCGGGCGACGACAGGAGCACGAAGACCGCGACGACCAGTCCGGACACCGGCACCGGCCGGACGGAGACCGGGGAGGCGAAGACCCGGGGGCAAGAGACCGGGGGGCAGGGGAGCGGGGGCCCGGAGACGGGGCTGCGGCGGCCGGGGCGGCGGTCTGCTGCCGCGCGGGGGGCGGCCGCGGCCGGTGCCCTGGTGGTCGCCGCAGCCCTCCCGTTCTACCTGGACCATTTCTGGCTGCACCTCGGCCTGCTGGTCGCCGCTGCCGTGGTCGGCGCGCTCGGCCTGGATCTGCTGGTCGGCCACACCGGGCAGATCTCCCTGGCCCACCCGTTCTTCATCGCGATCGGCGGCTACGGGTATACCGCGCTCGCCTCCGACGGCACCGGTGAACTGGCCGGCGCCGGCTGGCCCACCGGGCCCGCCGCGCTCGGCGCCATCGTCCTGGCCGGCGTCGCCGGCGCCTGCTACGCCCCGATCTCCGCGCGCGTGCGGGGCATCTACCTGGCCGTCGCCTCGCTCGGGCTGGTCGTCCTGGGCCAGCACCTGCTGCTCAACCTCACCGACCTGACCGGCGGTTACGACGGCCGCGACGCCCCGCCGCTGAACCTCTTCGGGCTGGCCTTCGACGACGACGGCGGCGGCGATCTCCTGGGTGTGCCGTTCGGCCGCGTGGAGCGGCTGTGGTACGTCGCGCTGGCGGCGGCGGTCGCCGCGTACGCGCTGTACGCCTCGCTGCGCAACACCCGGCCCGGCCGCGCGCTGGCGGCCATCCGCGGCGGGGAGACCGCGGCCGCCGCCATGGGCGTCCACGTGCCCCGCTACAAGGCCGCGGCCTTCGCCATCGCCGCCGCCTACGCCGGCGCCGCCGGGGTTCTGCTCGCGCTCACCCTGCAGCGCCTGGTGCCCAGTTCGTACGAGGTGGAACTGGCCTTCTCGTACATGGCCATGATCGTCATCGGCGGGCTCGGCTCGCCTCTCGGCGCGGTCCTGGGCGCCGCGTTCGTGACCTCCCTGCCGATTCTGCTGCGTCACCACAGCGATCAACTGCCGCTGCTGGCCGCCGAAGGCTCCGGTGGCCTGAGCGCCGGGGTTGCCGCACAGATCCTCTACGGCGCCGCCGTGGTGGCCGTCCTCCTCTTCGCCCGAGGCGGCCTGGCCGGTGCCTGCCGTGCCGCGGTGCGCCCGCGCCGCCGCCCCACCGCCACGAAGGTAGGAATCCGATGAACCGTTCATTCCCCGCCGCCGTGGCCGTCTCCACCGCCGTGTCGCTGGTCCTGCTGGGCTGCTCGCCGAAGGCGTCGCAGTCCGCCGCGGCACCCGGCGTGGACGGCGACACCATCAGCCTCGGCGTACTGACCGACCTCTCCGGCGCGTTCGTCGCCGGCGGCACGGACACGCTGCGCGGCCTGCAACTGCAGTGGGACGAGATCAACGCCAAGGGCGGGGTGTGCGGGAGGAAGGTGGAGCTGGCCGTCGAGGACCACGGCTACAACACGGAGACCGCCGTGAGCCAGTACACCGAGATGGAGCCGAACGTCCTGGCCTTCCAGATGCTCCTGGGCTCACCCATGGTCAGCGCACTCACCCCCAGCATCGGCAAGGACGAGGTCCTCACCATCCCCTCCAGCTTCGCCGGCAACCTCCTGGAGAGCCCACTCATCGCGCTGACCGGCACCACCTACCGGCAGGAGATGTCCAACGCCGTCCACTGGCTTGAGGAGACCGGCAAGCTCAAGGGCGGCAAGAAGATCGGCCACATCTACCTCCAGGGCGAGTACGGCGAGGACGCGCTGGCCGGCACCGAGGACGCGGCCGCCGAGCTCGGTCTGGGGGAGGTGGCATCCCAGGTCGTCAAGGCGAGCGACAA from Streptomyces sp. CMB-StM0423 includes the following:
- a CDS encoding ATP-binding cassette domain-containing protein; the protein is MLTIEDLHVGYGGAGHALSGLSLQVSPGEVVAVLGSNGAGKTTLLRTISRTLPRGGHVRGRVELDGAPLPGKTEDVMRSGVVHVPEGRRIFPLTVAENLRIGAFSSPKALRMQQRKLVLDLFPELEARMGQPGSTLSGGEQQMLAIGRGLMSCPRLLMLDEPTLGLAPLVIERIGRDLEKIAGQGIAVLLVEQNLALVEIATSGLVLETGRVVASGPAEQLARDELAARYLGATTGNRPDGEGKARTADRTPAGPRSTASQPAAAATKGSAEKGELLVQAEALTLRFGGVTALRKVDLDVGQGTVHAIIGPNGAGKTTLLNVLSGILAPDEGTVRIGGRVLPHRRPYAAAGLGVARAFQNLALYGDRSVEDNLLLGRHHLMRGGPVAFAAAVVRTRAARAEERAHRRRVRELAGQLGIAALLDQDVGELSYGDRKRVEVARAVCMERPVLLLDEPLAGMNREEKLEVAATIRYCHTELGSTVVLVDHDMHVVMDLAQTVTVLDFGVRIAHGPPEQVSADPAVIAAYLGTGDETGQPGRSDAPGQRRRQGADGRSRADEEE
- a CDS encoding branched-chain amino acid ABC transporter permease; translation: MDTFLTHLAGGLALGAIYALLALGLVVVFKATGVLNFAHPGMVMAAGLVTWQVTDLHAPFMVSVPAGVCAAAATGVVLELLTSRAVAAQAVVTASIITLGAGIMLQAEINRRLGSRVLDLEDPWGSGVLDIGGLSMAESRAVAITVTLVVVAALFTWLRVSSWGIAARAATEDRETARLMAIPLRRITLAAWALAGLLAAVAVLFLTAFPSPGLDSTTATVALRALPAAIIGGLDSLEGAVLGGFLVGTCEVLAQGYQSRIDFLGQGFYSVVPYVLMMALLLARPAGLFGSREVTRV
- a CDS encoding branched-chain amino acid ABC transporter permease; translated protein: MSDDRPAGDDRSTKTATTSPDTGTGRTETGEAKTRGQETGGQGSGGPETGLRRPGRRSAAARGAAAAGALVVAAALPFYLDHFWLHLGLLVAAAVVGALGLDLLVGHTGQISLAHPFFIAIGGYGYTALASDGTGELAGAGWPTGPAALGAIVLAGVAGACYAPISARVRGIYLAVASLGLVVLGQHLLLNLTDLTGGYDGRDAPPLNLFGLAFDDDGGGDLLGVPFGRVERLWYVALAAAVAAYALYASLRNTRPGRALAAIRGGETAAAAMGVHVPRYKAAAFAIAAAYAGAAGVLLALTLQRLVPSSYEVELAFSYMAMIVIGGLGSPLGAVLGAAFVTSLPILLRHHSDQLPLLAAEGSGGLSAGVAAQILYGAAVVAVLLFARGGLAGACRAAVRPRRRPTATKVGIR
- a CDS encoding ABC transporter substrate-binding protein translates to MNRSFPAAVAVSTAVSLVLLGCSPKASQSAAAPGVDGDTISLGVLTDLSGAFVAGGTDTLRGLQLQWDEINAKGGVCGRKVELAVEDHGYNTETAVSQYTEMEPNVLAFQMLLGSPMVSALTPSIGKDEVLTIPSSFAGNLLESPLIALTGTTYRQEMSNAVHWLEETGKLKGGKKIGHIYLQGEYGEDALAGTEDAAAELGLGEVASQVVKASDKDLTAQVSALRSSGADYVMLTTAPTQTASAVSVAKALDYDADFIGSTFTYVPSLLDGSAKGPLAEHFYQTSALAPLSSSQEGPARILEAFENRWPDQMPNPPVVHGAGAAEVMRTVLKATCAEGDLTRENVENTYRDLTGVDTGGLLPALDFTARGEPPTHTSYLLRPAPGQPGGLQLLTELRPNPGTR